The Porites lutea chromosome 11, jaPorLute2.1, whole genome shotgun sequence genome includes a region encoding these proteins:
- the LOC140952669 gene encoding uncharacterized protein — translation MSFFLFHPRITSLRALASIRSSLYPRNGPLRTAVTKTLVRQNSCSCRPSRSWSLRLVRQFSSKTSGKSSPVSTAWRVLKFVFTGTGVLFWCIIVLGLGTGHLQISSDEVSSDHDPALMAAIFQLDDKEFTQDFAEKGRPQAMREVSEEVTHKLTALSVVWSKLKSENAFLKKFGKNVNITGYKVQYGSPPEKSNNSKDELLTNGGPEDNYNSNVLKYSRDEWNVTVYIEGSESSGLVTVGFHKVNNNSTIWIPVSLLVETMPSSGVKVCEVSAPLPNGLTKFSRLFRDD, via the coding sequence ATGTCATTCTTCTTGTTTCATCCGAGGATTACATCCCTGCGTGCGTTGGCTAGTATTAGATCAAGTCTGTATCCAAGAAATGGCCCTCTCCGAACTGCTGTGACAAAAACGCTCGTGAGGCAGAACTCCTGTTCATGCAGACCATCACGATCCTGGTCACTCCGACTCGTCAGGCAGTTCTCCTCTAAAACATCGGGAAAATCATCACCAGTTTCAACTGCGTGGCgggttttaaaatttgttttcactggTACGGGAGTATTGTTTTGGTGTATCATTGTACTCGGTTTGGGAACAGGGCATTTGCAGATAAGTAGTGATGAAGTGTCTTCTGATCACGATCCGGCTTTGATGGCTGCCATATTCCAGTTGGACGATAAGGAATTTACCCAGGATTTTGCCGAGAAAGGAAGACCCCAAGCCATGAGGGAAGTGTCCGAGGAAGTGACGCACAAGTTAACTGCTTTGTCTGTAGTATGGTCGAAACTGAAAAGCGAAAATGCCTTCTTGAAAAAGTTTGGCAAGAATGTAAATATTACAGGTTATAAAGTGCAATATGGCTCACCGCCTGAGAAGAGCAATAACAGCAAAGATGAGTTACTAACTAATGGAGGCCCAGAAGACAATTACAACAGCAATGTACTTAAATACAGTAGGGATGAATGGAATGTAACAGTATATATTGAGGGCTCAGAATCCTCTGGTTTAGTTACTGTGGGATTTCACAAAGTAAACAACAATAGTACAATTTGGATTCCAGTTTCTCTCCTTGTTGAAACTATGCCAAGTTCAGGTGTGAAGGTCTGTGAAGTTTCCGCACCTCTTCCAAATGGTCTCACAAAGTTCTCACGCTTGtttagggatgactag
- the LOC140952663 gene encoding transmembrane protein 120B-A-like: MAAIAEISSLQEWEEEWKALEEDTKKFKQTKFYEYQQKMDDFHSSQKSCVSAINQQRRKLRDFQASLQRVVKGTLTEEQKAHSHRLQRKILELEKQIKELEKSLPSQAGLFLKLCLGNINVSLYNSKLEYKNAYEQFKFKMTVISMVFTILNLYVFNYRISDALFHAMLLWYYSTLTLQEHILIANGSRIKGWWVAHHYVSIILSGLLLIWPDGRVYQIFRGQFFYFSLYLIFVQLLQFRYQSGVLYRLRALGISTKMDITLEGFQSWMWRGLGFIIPFLIFGYLFQLYNAYTLYRLYFHPECVEWQVLALSVVFFTLFAGNMTTILYVLRQKVAKTGIEIPQMPCN, from the exons ATGGCGGCGATCGCTGAAATTTCAAGTCTCCAAGAATGGGAGGAGGAATGGAAAGCCTTGGAGGAAGATACGAAAAAGTTCAAG CAAACAAAGTTTTACGAATACCAACAGAAAATGGACGATTTTCATTCCAGTCAAAAATCCTGTGTCTCTGCTATAAACCAGCAGAGAAGAAAGTTAAGAGATTTCCAAGCATCACTTCAGCG AGTTGTGAAAGGAACATTAACTGAAGAGCAGAAAGCTCACAGCCACAGACTTCAACGGAAGATTTTAGAACTGGAAAAACAGATAAAAGAGTTGGAAAAAAGTCTTCCCTCTCAAGCAGG GTTGTTTCTTAAGTTGTGCCTGGGAAATATAAATGTTTCACTGTATAATTCAAA GCTGGAATACAAAAATGCATACGAACAGTTTAAATTTAAGATGACAGTAATCAGTATGGTTTTCACCATCTTAAATTTATACGTGTTTAACTACag AATATCGGATGCTCTTTTCCACGCCATGCTCTTATGGTACTACAGCACACTAACGCTTCAAGAGCATATTTTGATTGCAAATGGATCAAG AATAAAGGGCTGGTGGGTGGCTCATCACTATGTATCCATCATTTTGTCTGGATTACTTCTTATATG GCCAGATGGAAGAGTGTATCAGATCTTTAGAGGgcaattcttttatttttcactgtaCCTAA ttTTTGTTCAGCTACTTCAGTTTAGATATCAAAGTGGTGTTCTGTATCGCTTGAGAGCACTTGGGATCAGCACAAAGATGGACATAACTTTAG AGGGATTTCAATCGTGGATGTGGAGAGGATTAGGATTTATCATTCCCTTCCTTATTTTTGGTTAT CTCTTTCAGCTGTACAATGCATACACGTTATACCGTCTGTACTTTCACCCGGAATGTGTTGAGTGGCAG GTACTTGCTCTGAGTGTGGTATTTTTCACCCTGTTTGCTGGAAACATGACAACAATACTATATGTCTTGCGTCAGAAAGTCGCCAAGACAGGAATTGAAATTCCGCAGATGCCTTGTAACTAG